From the genome of Brassica oleracea var. oleracea cultivar TO1000 chromosome C4, BOL, whole genome shotgun sequence:
AGTGATTGAGATTTAGGGTTTAGTATTTAGAATGTGAAATATATAGTTGGGGCCATCATTAACTTTTTCCATGAAACAATAGACATTTTTATTATTTCACAAATATATACTATGTTATTTATTTTGTTCTAATCTATTTGAGTTTAAGATTTATATTTGGGTTTATGGTTTATATTTGAGTTTATAATTTATTGATTATAGTTTAGAGTTTAGTATTTAGGGGTTGGGGTATGGTTGATATAAGGATGAATATATATGGGTTAAGGTTGGGGTAATGTTTAGTATTAGGGTATGTGGGTGAGATTATAATTTTATAATATTTCGGTGACGTGGAATAGCACACACAATACATATGTGTATGGTCAATAAACGGCTGACGTGAAGGGTTTGTTCTTCTTTCTTCTGAAATAATTTTTAGACACACCTACCATATATTATAGAGATACATAGGTATATATGACACATTTTTACAGGACAATGGCAAAAAATAAGGGTGTAACCGGATGAATTAGGATATAAATGTTAGTTTTTTCATTATGTCAAAATCATAACGATTTACTTAATTATCATTCCAAAATCGGCTGTTTTATTCTAAAATCTATTTCAGAATGAATAATAAAGTATTATTAAAGATGCTCTAAAGACAACCAAATAACCCGATTAGTTTTACATTGACCTATTTGACCCAGAGAAAGTTTTTGACATACGATATGTTGTTTGATTAAACATTACGTTAAAATGATTTTTTGGGGATAAATACTAGAAGAGGGGATAGCATTTAAATTTGAAATGAAAATATTTTTTTTGGCAAATCTGAAAGTTAAATACTTGCTTTTTTGGCAAAACTGAAAGTTCCATTCTTGTTTTTTTTGGCAAATCTGGAACTTAAGACGGGAAGAGGCTTTTGTATACAAAATTAGAAGCACTAAGATGGCCTATGAAAAACATGCTTCAACATTCGACATGTCAGAACTTCGGGACAAATTGCAAGAATTTATTTGCATGCAATGATAAAGAAATCCTAAACTTGACCAAGTTTTACAACATAATTGGAGGCGATATGGATTTTTCAGATATGTTTTCCGGAATTCAAGATATCTCACATCCCAAGAACGCAAAATGAAATTGCTGATTCTTTAGCTAGGTGTACACGGTCTTTCCATAAAGAGCTTTGTTTCAATGCTTGTTCTATTCCGGTCTAGTTATCCATACCATCCCAAGTTTGAGTAATAAAATAGTTGTTTGTCGTAAAGATTTTTTTTAATAACAGATTAGTACTATACTTTAAGGAAATTTTCCCAATAACCAATAATTCTAAACATCTAATTGATTTTTAAGGTAATTCTAGCTTTACTTAAAATTTAATATCACTTTTCAAATTTACCTTAAATGAGAACAATTTTCATAAATACCTTATGTTTATTATGAAAAAGGAAAAAATAACCTTCCTAAATCATTTATAATTGTTTAAGAATGATTTGTAAAAAATTAAAAGGTTTTTGATAAAATGACCTACAATTTGAGGTCAAATGCGAACATAAAACTTTTTTTTGTCAACAATATTTTGCCAAAAAAATTCAGCATAATCCTTAACTATTCCAAATATTTACAAAATCTTATTATTGTTTAATTTATTTTATTTTGAAAAATGTTTAAAACCGATAAACGCCCTAAGTATTTTTTTTACTTATTTACAATAATACCATTATCATAAATTTCTTCGACCACCATGAACAATGAATTTGAAGCTTTAAAATCTCAGATATTGAATTTATGTTTCTTTTTTTTTCCTAGTCTACACCAACAAACCTTCATTTCCTCTCTATTTTCTTCTAAAAAAATTATCAGTATTCATTCTCAAGAAAACAACTTTCATAACCTTCATTTTCAAGAAGACAACATAATCCTTAATTGTTCCAAATAATTACTGTACCATTTTCCAAATGTTCCGACTCAATTTTATAAGGCTATCAGTTTATGGAATATAATGATACTAGATAATAATCCGTACACTACATTTTATTAAATATTTGTTAAAAGTATATTTTTAAATAATAACAAAAGAATAAATTATAATTAATGATAAATATTTAAATTTTATCAGTTCTGATATATATTTCAAAATTTTGAAATTAAAGTATTTTTGAATTTTTTTATACGATGTAGAGTTTAAATTAAGTGATATTAAAATAGATATATAGATATATAGATATATATATATATATATATATTATTAATTTGAATATATTAGATGATACTTTCTACTCATATCGGTTTATGATCATTTGTATCTTTTCATCAAAAAAATTCAACCATTGATCATTGTATATTTAAAGTGAGATTTTAACACTTTTTAGAAATATGTAGTCATTTTTAAAAATTCAAAGTTAGAAAAATCTATTTTTATTATATGATTTACTGATATTATTTAATTTATTTTAATAATATGAAATTAAAAAAAAAATGATAGGTGATACACAAATTGTTATCAAATATTTATTAATAAATATAATTAATTTTCCTATATCTTTTAAATCATATTAGGTAATTGCATAGTTTTATTTAAACAATGCATGAAGAAGATTTTTCGCAGATTACTAACTATGGTTTATTTTATGAGAAATGTAATATATGTTTAGAATCCCAAATACTTAATGACATATATTGTTATTATTCTAGTGAATTAAACATATTTCTCTAAGAAATCTAAGAGTCATTTTTTTAAAATACTTATTAATTAATATATAAGAGATGTAATATTTTATTCCATTAATTTTATAAAATTACTATTTACTTTGAATAAAATTAATGATAATTGCATAAATTCTAAAAAAATATATATTTTTTACCTTAATGTTGATGAGGAATAAATGAAATGATTTAATTCCATTTTTCATATCTTAGTCATCTTATTCCATTCTTCTTAATTTTATAAAAAATCTGAAGAATATTTCACTAATGGGCCGAGGTTCAGGCCCAGATACTTATATTCATAACACGATGGCACAATCCATTGCCGTTTCTTACATCGTAGCCATTACCTAACTCTCCGATTATAAAACCCTAGCTGCCTCGGAACAGAGTTCCTCTTCGAGAACTCAGTTTTCAATCCCCATTTCGAAAAAATGAAACCTTCTCAAAAGAGAGGTCGCAAACACAAACGACAAGATGCTTCATCCGCGGAAAACGGCGGCGGCGAGGTTAAAGACGCTTCCTTGAACGAATCTCCGTTGCCTCTATCCCCTGAGCCTGTTTCAGCCTCCGAGACAAACCCATCTCCGTCGCGACGCAACCGCGGGAGAGGCAAAAAACGCCGGTTGAACAACCAATCCGAACCCACCGGCGGAATTAGCCAGCGATTGTCTCTTCCTCAAAACGGCGATTGCAGCAATGGCCGTATTGTTTCGGGAGCGATGACATCGGAGTCGATTCCCGCTGCTCCGAGCTGGGAGACTGTGGTGAAAGTCGTGCCTTCGATGGACGCTGTGGTGAAAGTCTTTTGCGTCCACACCGAGCCTAACTTCTCGCTGCCGTGGCAAAGGAAGCGGCAGTATAGCTCCGGTAGCAGTGGCTTCATCATCGGAGGGAGAAGGGTTTTGACTAATGCTCATTCTGTTGAGCATCATACGCAAGTGAAACTCAAGAAGCGTGGCTCTGACACTAAGTATTTAGCCACTGTGTTAGCCATTGGAACTGAATGCGACATTGGTATGAATCTTGTTTCTTGTTTATGCATTGCTTCTTGTAATTTTTGAGTTGCAAATTGCAATGGAACAGATTCTCCTTTGTTATTAGTTTATTGCAGATTGTGAAGTAATGGGGTTGATTAAACTTGGATTATTGCAGCTTTGTTGACACTTTCTTGTCGTTTGAGCTGTTTCTTTGTTGGATTATTGCAGCTTTCTTGACAGTTTCTTGTAGCTAGCATTGTTTCTTATAGTTTGAGTTGCAAGGGAACAGTTTCTCCTTTGTTAGTAGTTGAATTGATTTTACTTTTGTATTGTTGCAGCTTTGTTGACAGTTAATGATGATGAGTTTTGGGAAGGAGTGTCCCCTGTGGAGTTTGGAGACTTACCAGCTCTCCAAGATGCTGTGACTGTTGTTGGTTACCCAATTGGTGGAGACACAATCTCTGTCACAAGCGGTGTTGTTTCTCGGATGGAGATACTGTCTTATGTGCACGGCTCAACAGAGCTTTTGGGGTTGCAGATTGATGCGGCTATAAACTCTGGGAACTCTGGTGGTCCTGCGTTTAACGACAAGGGAAGATGTGTTGGCATTGCGTTTCAGTCGTTGAAACACGAAGATGCTGAGAACATTGGTTATGTCATACCTACGCCGGTGATTGGACATTTCATTCAAGATTACGAGAAGCATAATAAGTACACAGGTGCTTAAAGTCTCACCGATGATGACTCTGCTGTTTGGTATAGTACATGTGCTATGTTATCTCATACTTGTACTCTTTTAGGTTTTCCTGTTATTGGGATTGAGTGGCAGAAGATGGAGAATCCAGACTTGCGTAAGAAAATGGGAATGGAATCTCATCAAAAGGGAGTGCGGATAAGGAGAATCGAGCCTACAGCCCCAGAATCACAGGTTCTGAAGCCGTCTGATATCATACTTAGCTTTGACGGAGTTAATATTGCTAATGATGGAACTGGTAATGATTCTTACTTATTATCATTCATGGAACCAATGAGTGAGCTTCTATTTTGTTAAGTCTAGACATCCTTGGCTGTAACATTTTTGTATTCGTGTTTGGATATTTGTAGTTCCATTTAGGCATGGAGAACGAATTGGCTTTAGCTATCTGATATCTCAAAAGTACACTGGAGATTCTGCTCTTGTGAAGATTCTGCGTAACAAAGAGATTCTCGAGTTCAACATAAAACTTGCAATCCACAAGAAGTTAATCCCTGGTCACATAGGTGGCAAACCTCCTTCTTACTTCATCGTTGCTGGCTTTGTGTTTACAACTGTCTCTGTTCCTTATCTTCGCTCTGAGGTTCTCTCTCTCTTTCTCTCTCTCTCTTTCTCTCTCTCTTACACACACTTATCCATTTACAGATCTATATAAACCTTTTCCATTACTTTTGGTTTGCAGTATGGAAAAGAATATGAATTTGATGCACCTGTCAAGCTTTTGGATAAACATCTTCATGCAATGGCTCAGTCCGTGGACGAGCAGCTTGTTGTAGTTTCACAGGTTTGATTTCTTTTGGTAACTCCATATGCGTTTATTATTATTCCTCCTGTTTAATGTCCACAACCTCAACGTCCGTGTATTACTTGCAGGTTCTTGTTTCTGACATCAACATTGGTTATGAGGAGATTGTCAATACCCAGGTTTGTATAAATTGCATAATCATTTGTTACTTTGTTGATGCATTCATCAAGTCTAAATGTTTTAATCTCTGTGTAGGTTCTTGCTTTCAATGGCAAACCTGTGAAAAACTTGAAATGTTTGGCTGAGATGGTGGAGAACTGTGATGATGAATACATGGAGTTCAGTCTTGATTATGATCAGGTACTATTCTCTCTGATGGTTTCACTAACATTATACTTAGCCTTTTAGCTAAAACTATTTGGGGGACTTTCACAGATTGTTGTACTGCAAACCAAGACTGCAAAAGAGGCAACTTTAGATATTCTGACCACACATTGCATACCTTCTGCTATGTCTGATGATCTCAAGAATTGAACAAGAAACTGAAACAGTAGCAGCCATAAACAGACATGGAAGGAGAGAGAGATTTTGCTCCATGGAAGCCACACAAAAGCAAATACAGAGTCATGGAAGACAAAGAGCTTTGAAAGCTCAAACCATATCATTTATCTTCTTTGCTTCTTACTCTGTTACACTTTTGTACTAGGCAAAATATGCACTAGCTGGTTAAAAGACGAAGCATTGAAAAAGGTTTTTACGAAGCGTTGTGTGTTGTGTTTGCTACAATCTCGACATTGGTTCGGTTCCACCACTTGAACTGATTTTGAGAACCTAGAATCAGTAGTGGTTGACCCCCATCACACTGCCCTCAACACATGCATTTATAGTCAGAAAAATTGTGGATCCGTTAGTTGTTAGGTTATGTCATTATAACATTCGTTGAAACCAATGAATCAGTTTACCAACCAAGAACTAAGTTTCTTCCCCTTCTTTAAACTGAAATTCATTGGCTTTTAGTTAGGCGTGGGCATAATATCCAAAATCCAAACCGAACCAAAAAACCTCCAAAATTATATACAATATAATTATATGAAACATGAATATATACTTCAAATATTCAATTTCATATTTATTTTGATATGTTATCAATAATAAGTATTTAAAATTTAAATAACTACCTCAAATATTTAATTATATATAAATAAATAAATATTTCTTATGTTTTACTTTTTAATTTTAGATTTTATTTCGGATATATCCGAACTGATCTGATATAACCCGAAACCGAATGATATATATATGATTACTTTATAGGTTCTATGATGTGATACAAAACCGACCCGAACCCGACCCGACCCGATCCCTACTTGCAAATTTACTAGAATAGACTTAGGAGGTGTTATAAAAAAGAACCGAAATCCGAAAAACCTGACCCGCCAACGGACATCCGAACGCCCAAGCCCACTTTTAGTAGTGTCGATGAACACACTATTTTCAATTCAATAAAGCACTTTAAAGTGCTTGTGAATTGTGAATCCTTTAAATTCAGTTCTTTCTTAAATCCTTTCAATTCAGTTATGCATGTTTCCCGAGAAAACCCCAAATTTAAACCAAAAGAAAAATTGCTTGTAATTGTAGAAGTAGGGGTGGGCACGGGCCAAGTATCCGCTAAATTTTGGATACTTGATACTCGGCTTTACTTTACTTTTTCAAGACTTCAAATAATTAAATTTGCTATTTGTACTTGACTTGTTTAAATTGAGTTCTTGCCATATCAAATATTTTTCGAAATTTTGAATGTTTTCAACTTACGTGACTTGTTCCGTTACTTGATCAAATCTTTTAATTAAATATAAATGATTTGATTACTTAAACTATACGTGAATTTAAAATATTTGAAACTCAAACTACAACATAATTTGGATTGATAATTAGATTATTAGACGTCAATATATTAATAAGGATCTTCTATTTTAAATCACAAATCTCTATTTAGTTTTGCTCATAAAAATGTAAATGTCAACATTTATACTGAGTTTTGTTTATAAAGACATAAATGTTAACAACAAACATTTAATAGATATTAATTATTATATTAAACACGAGTAGCAAGTAACGAGTGAAGTAGTTACAAAAATAAATAATGAAGTACTCCATCCGTTTCACAATGTAAGTAGTTTGGACTAAAAACACTAATATTAAGAAAGTTGGTGCTTTAAAAAAAATAATATTTAATTAATTAGTTCAACCAATAAAAGAAAAGTTGATATTATTTGATTGGTTACACTATATCCAATAAATGTAAAAGTTATCAAGATATTTGAAAACTATTTACATTTTGAAACTAAATAACTTTTTTTAAACTAGTTACAATAAAAAAACAAGGGAGTATAATACTTGATTTGTCTTGCAAGTAGTAAGAATTCGATATTTGTTACTTAACTTGACGATAGAAAATATTTACATTTCATGTCGAATATGGGATTGCAAGCAGTAAAAATTCGATATTTGTTACTTAGCTTGACGATAGAAAATATTTACTTCTCAAGTCAAGTATGGGATAAGCAGTGGGTGTAAGCCGAGTACCGAGTAGTTATGCCAAGCCCAATATATTCTGGAGGACCACGTAGGTTCTTCTAACCAATGCATGCATACATACAACCAGATACACTATACACTAGATACCACTTACTTTCAGAAATGTTAGATATAATTTAAACTTTTCATTACTTTTTTCTTATTGTTTAAAATAATTATTTTTTGTGTTATTTAGTTTTGTCTATTTCGAGAATTGCTTGTTCGTATTTCAGATTTCACTATAAACATATACTTTATTAACAAAGTTATATTAAACATAAATAATTAGTATACTTAAAAAAAAACTACCATGATCTTTTATAAAAGTAGCTATTTTTTTTTAAATAATATCTTTCTAGTCTTAATTTGGAGTTTTTCTATTTTATTCATAATTTTAAAACGGTTAATGTGAGAAATAATTGTCATCTGATCAGAGCTTGGTTTAATTGTATGGAGAGTTGACAAAAAAAAAAGTTGTCGACCAGAGAAACCGTCTGAAGATCTATATCACAGTAGATTTTGACTCAGATTGGAGTAACTAGCTAGCTGAAGAAAGAAGAGGTACCGTAATTTAGATTTTGGTTTCCGAATAGGTTTATAGAAAGATTTAATGAACAATCTAAATGAATTATTGAAGTTACCCTCGTAATGGTTATTATGTTTAGGGAAAAATGAATTATTGAAGAGGAGATGGATATGGAAGCTATTAAGGCTCATGTTCTTGAACTGGGACTCGACTTAGATGCTACGGATGATTTGCTGGAGGCTTATGAGGAGACTGCTGAGGAAGATCTGATGGAACAGGAGGATGGAGGGAACGTTCAAGGAGGGGAGGCGATGAACTCTGGTGCAGAAGAGATGGAAACAGGCGCTGGAGAGTTAGCTAAGAAGACTGGATCTAGAAAGAGATTGTTCAAAGCCCCGACTGGAAATGCTGGAAGTGCCAAGATGCGTCTAGTTAGTGCTCTAGCATCTCCGCGTAAGCGTGGCGCAGCAAAGCCAGGAACTAAGGGTTCTTCAAACCCAAAAAATGGAATCCCTAAACCTTAGTTTATGAAGCTGAATTTAATTGTAGTTCGACCATGTAAGCAGGGTGTTGCTACTGGTCTTGATGGGGGTTTTTTCGTTTATTTAATAAGCTCTATGAGCAGATATAAGTTATTTGGGGCTATGGATTTTGTGGTCTTGGGTTTTCTTTTCAGGTCATGGTTGATGTTTAAGGTTTTGATGTTGGTTCTATGGAATAAAAATGGGAGTTTGGTTTTTGGGTCTTATGGTTTGATTGTGTTGATTACAAGTGTGCACTTGGATAGATGGGTGTTAGTTATATTTATGATTATTTCATGTACTGGCTCTAGCCGGGTGTTTGGTATTTGGTCTCATTGGTGTTTATTGGTTCGATGGGTTATGGTGTTTAAGCAAGGACAAGAGTGGTTTATACTAGTATCAGGAGAGCTACGTATACATTTGGTTTCTTCACACCAAATGTATTCCTTGCTCAAACAAAGAACGGAGGAAAATGCACAATGGAGGGGAAGACTCAATTCGTATATGCACATCTTTATGTTAAGAAGTTGCATTCAAGTGATAAAGGATGATGGATTTTTTTCTATGGATTATGGGTTATACTTTAGAGTTATTCAGAGATTATCAGTGGACAAAGACTCTCATAGCTTTATTATTGGGAAATGCACAGATAAGTATGAATTTAATTTTGGCTTTCGTTTGGTGCTTGGTTGGGATGTTTGGGCTACGGAGTTTTATCTGGACAATGAGTTATGATGGCGGCTGTTGTCTCTACATAAGGTTGATGGGTTGTTCGATACAGGTTTTATATGGGAGATATGGGAGACTGAAGTTACAAAGGTTATTGGGTATCATCAAACCTGTACTTAATGGCTCGACGGAGCATTTCAAATACCATTATATATGAAGATCTTAAGTTGGAATTGCAGAGGAATTGGAAGTCATTGGACAATAAGTTATCTACGGGAAATATGGCACCAACACAAACCAGAATTTCTGTTTTTATCGGAAACAAAACAGGATGTTGATTTTGTTCAACGATTCCAGACACATTTTGGTTATGATAATCTGGTCACGGTGGATCCAAACGGAAGAAGTGGGGGTCTTGCTCTACTTTATAATAATGAGTATCAAGTCAAAATTTTATATTCTAGCAACAGAATGATAGATGTGGAGGCGGTGGTCAAAGGAAAACAAGTCTTCCTTACGTTTGTCTATGGAGAGCCGGTACAAAAACTGAGAGAACAAGTCTGGGAGAGACTAACTCGGTATGGATTATCGAGGTCTGAACCTTGGTTTATTATTCGTGATCTAAATGAGATCACGGGGAACCATGTGAAGGATGGGGGAGCCTTAAGATGTGCAACGTCTTTCATCCCTTTTAACAACATGATCAGGAATAGTGGATTATTGGAATTCCCGGCTTGGGGTAATAAATTTTCATGGCAAGGAAAGAGGGGAAAAGGAAAAGGGGCAGTGACGGTTAGGTGTCGTTTGGACCGGGCCTTGGCTAATGAGGAATGACATACACTTTTCCCATGTTCCTATACAGAATACTTGAGGTTGGTGGGCTCTGATCATCGTCCGGTGGTAGCTTTTCTGGAGGATAGCTTATCAAGAAAGAAGAGGGGACAATTCAGGTTTGATAAGAGATGGATCGGACAGGAAGGCTTTATGGAATCAATTGTGATAGGCTAGACAGAAGACCAGGGAGGCAATACTGAGGATTTTGTTACTAAAATAAATAATTGTCGTCATGAAATTTCTTCATGGCGAAAAGACAATCAACCATATGGGAAGGACAAAACTAAGGATCTACAAAATGCATTTGAGGAAGTTCAATCGGATAACAATAGATCGCAAGAAAAGATTCTTGAGGTATCTAAGAAGTTACAAGAGGCTTATAAGGATGAAGAGGAATATTGGCATCAGAAAAGCCAAAACATGTGGCATTCATCTGGTGATCTTAATACCAAGTTCTATCATGCCCTTACAAAACAACGTCGGGTCCGGAACAAAATAGTAGGGCTTCATGATGAAATGGGTAATTGGATAACAGATGAGAATGGCATTGAAAAGCTGGCGGTTGATTACTTTGAAAGTCTTTTTAGAACTACTACTCTAACGGACTTTGATAATTTTCTGGAAGATATAGCACCGTCTATTTCTCCTCATATGAATCAAGTTTTACTGAGAGTAGCAACGGAGGATGAGGTCCAACGAGCTTTGTTTATGATGTACCCAGAAAAGGCACCAGGTCCGGATGGAATGACAACGCTTTTCTTTCAACATGCCTGGCATGTTATTAAGAAGGATGTGATTGAGATGGTGAATAATTTTTTAGCTACGGGAGTTTTGGATCCAAAGTTAAATATTACTAATATTTGTATGATTCCGAAAGTAGAGAGGACTACAAGGATGACGGAACTGAGGCCGATAAGCCTATGTAATGTGGGTTATAAGATAATCTCGAAAGTGTTGTGTCAACGCCTAAAGAGTTGTCTACCACGATTGATATTGGAGACGCAGTCGTCTTTTGTGGAAAGCAGGTTAATATTGGATAATATTCTTATAGCGCATGAAATGTTTCATGGACTGAGAACCAATAAATCATGTCAAAATAAATTCATGACAATTAAAACGGATATGAGTAAGGCGTACGATAGGATAGAGTGGAGCTTTATTGAGGCCCTTCTCCAAAAAATGGGGTTTGATCCTCGCTGGATCAATTTAATGTTGGAATGTATTTCGTCGGTTCAATACATGGTTCTCCTTAATGGACAGCCACAAGGTCATTTAATTCCTCAGCGAGGCTTAAGGCAATGAGATCCTTTGTCTCCCTACTTATTTATTATGTGCACTGAGGCCTTAATTGTGAATATTAAGAAGGCAGAGAGAATGACACAATTAACTGCAATGAAGGTAGCAAGAGCTTGTCCAACAATCTCTCATCTACTATTTGCAGATGATAGTCTCTTCTTTTGCAAGGCAAATAAGGAGGAGTGTCAAACCATTCTTCGAATTTTAAAAGAGTACGAGGCTGTTTCAGGACAACAAATTAATTCCAGAAATCTTCAATTCAGTTTGGACATAAGATAGAAGAGACTAGTCGCCAGGAACTGAGAGATATTTTGGGTATTCAGAATTTAGGAGGGATGGGCTCCTATCTAGGGCTGCCCAAAAACATTGGGGGATCTAAGGTACAAGTGTTTGGCTTTGTACAAGATCGGCTGAATAATAGAGTTAATGGTTGGACCTTCATATTCTTTACTAAAGGAGGAAAAGAGGTGATTATCAAATCAGTGGTCACGGCACTGCCAAACCATGTGATGTCAGTCTATCGGTTACCAAAAGCCACAGTTAAAAAGCTAACGAGTGCAGTAGCTCATTTTTGGTGGAGTCCAGGTGGGAGCTCAAAAGGTATGCACTGGAAATCATGGGATAAATTGTGTGTGCCTAAAGACAATGGTGGTTTAGGTTTTAAGGACCTTATGGATTTTAACACAGTGATGCTTGGTAAGCAACTGTGGAGACTGATTGAGAAACCCAATTCTCTCTTTTCTAGAGTCTTTAAAGTACGGTACTATAGGAATACCTCACCCCTAGAACCGATCCGATCTTACTCTCCGTCATATGGCTGGAGGAGTATTATATCTGCTAGATCTTTGGTTTGTAAAGGACTAATTAAAATGGTGGGAACAGGGTCATCCATTTCCTTGTGGAATGATCCCTGGATCCCAGCCACTCGCCCAAGACCAGCAAACAAAAACCTTCACAACAGTTACCCTGACCTTACTGTGGATTCTCTCATTAATTCGGAATCCCGCACTTAGAATCTTCAGGCAATTAAGACATTGGTGGATCCTCAGGACGCAAAAATTATCGAAAGCATCCCCTTAAGTAGAAACCAAATGGAAGACAGGAATGGATGGCATTTCACTAACAATGGAAAATATTCGGTAAAATCAGGGTATCAAGTAGAACGGGTCTATCCTGATAAGGAAAAGCCACCAGAATTTTATGGGCCCACTATGGATACACTAAATGCTTTTTGTTAGGAAGTAAGGTGTCCACCGAAGATAAAACACTTCTTATGGCAAATTATTTCAGGTTGTATATCGGTAATGAAAAACCTCAACATGAGAGGAATTAAAGGGGATACATGTTGTGCCCGATGTGGAGATCCGGAGGAATCGATAAACCATGTGTTTTTCGAATGTCCTCCAGCACGTCAAGTGTGGACATTATCTAAGATACCATCGAATCGCAATATGTTTCCCATCAGTTCTCTCTTTGGTAATATGAATTATCTTTTTTGGAGAGTGAATCCTAAGATGGATGATCACCAATTTGCATCGATAACATCGTATATCTGGAAAGCTCGGAATAATAAAGTGTTTAGTAATCTG
Proteins encoded in this window:
- the LOC106340692 gene encoding uncharacterized protein LOC106340692 — protein: MDMEAIKAHVLELGLDLDATDDLLEAYEETAEEDLMEQEDGGNVQGGEAMNSGAEEMETGAGELAKKTGSRKRLFKAPTGNAGSAKMRLVSALASPRKRGAAKPGTKGSSNPKNGIPKP
- the LOC106340686 gene encoding protease Do-like 9, with the translated sequence MKPSQKRGRKHKRQDASSAENGGGEVKDASLNESPLPLSPEPVSASETNPSPSRRNRGRGKKRRLNNQSEPTGGISQRLSLPQNGDCSNGRIVSGAMTSESIPAAPSWETVVKVVPSMDAVVKVFCVHTEPNFSLPWQRKRQYSSGSSGFIIGGRRVLTNAHSVEHHTQVKLKKRGSDTKYLATVLAIGTECDIALLTVNDDEFWEGVSPVEFGDLPALQDAVTVVGYPIGGDTISVTSGVVSRMEILSYVHGSTELLGLQIDAAINSGNSGGPAFNDKGRCVGIAFQSLKHEDAENIGYVIPTPVIGHFIQDYEKHNKYTGFPVIGIEWQKMENPDLRKKMGMESHQKGVRIRRIEPTAPESQVLKPSDIILSFDGVNIANDGTVPFRHGERIGFSYLISQKYTGDSALVKILRNKEILEFNIKLAIHKKLIPGHIGGKPPSYFIVAGFVFTTVSVPYLRSEYGKEYEFDAPVKLLDKHLHAMAQSVDEQLVVVSQVLVSDINIGYEEIVNTQVLAFNGKPVKNLKCLAEMVENCDDEYMEFSLDYDQIVVLQTKTAKEATLDILTTHCIPSAMSDDLKN